A genome region from candidate division KSB1 bacterium includes the following:
- a CDS encoding methyltransferase domain-containing protein, with protein sequence MHNGSYDELSILEQMFQFIIPKYHEAHDIMTSMLDQQSSAELRIADLGSGFGDLSQRMMDLFPNSMVFGIEREPAILQRAMQKLESYSDRFIPENRDLNNNAWMHELERIDAVVSSFTLDYLTTDRHQQVVQEAYDLLSENGRWISCEFFRSQDNRINRVFHDLEMKFIQKAISDGKVSQEQVEQLSQSTILRNPHHVCTVEEKIEWLSRAGFRSVDIPWKFLNLAVVSGVK encoded by the coding sequence ATGCATAATGGAAGCTATGATGAATTGTCGATACTGGAACAAATGTTCCAGTTTATTATCCCAAAATATCATGAAGCGCATGATATTATGACCTCTATGCTGGATCAGCAATCATCCGCGGAATTGCGAATTGCCGATCTGGGCAGCGGATTCGGGGATTTGAGTCAGAGAATGATGGACCTGTTTCCCAACAGCATGGTGTTTGGAATTGAGCGTGAACCGGCTATTTTACAGCGCGCCATGCAAAAGCTGGAATCGTATTCTGACCGGTTCATCCCTGAAAATCGGGATTTGAACAACAACGCGTGGATGCATGAGCTGGAACGGATTGATGCGGTGGTATCATCTTTTACGCTTGATTACCTGACCACCGACCGTCACCAGCAAGTGGTTCAGGAAGCTTATGACCTGCTGTCGGAGAACGGCCGATGGATTTCCTGCGAATTTTTCCGCTCTCAAGATAACCGGATCAACCGCGTGTTCCATGACCTGGAGATGAAATTCATTCAAAAAGCGATTTCGGACGGTAAGGTGAGCCAGGAACAGGTTGAACAGCTCAGTCAATCCACAATTCTGCGCAATCCGCACCATGTCTGTACGGTAGAAGAAAAAATCGAGTGGTTGAGCCGGGCGGGATTTCGATCGGTTGATATCCCCTGGAAATTTTTAAATTTGGCTGTGGTTAGCGGTGTCAAATGA
- a CDS encoding NAD(P)-dependent oxidoreductase produces the protein MRVLVTGSNGFIGSALSEQLLKEADVRCLIRKTSNTRWIRDLDVEFVYADLRYPETLADAVRDVDVVYHTGGVTKGRKEEDYMLGNYQTTVNLLEASRQYGPDHQKIVMVSSQAAGGAAVDGRPRIETDPPEPVSRYGRSKLKAEQVLLGQSDRPAVVIRPPSVYGPRDKDFYIMFRQIKRGLVPIAGLGRQTLSLVYVSDLVEGIMRAGNSPNADHQIYYISGNGVYTWKTLTRAMQQSMGRMALRLYIPKFLVTAVAWVSEASAIVTDKPALLNRDKIREMKQSAWVCSNEKAKQELGFEPGIDINQGFQRTADWYKQVGWL, from the coding sequence ATGCGGGTACTTGTGACGGGCAGCAACGGATTTATCGGATCGGCGTTGTCGGAACAACTGTTAAAAGAAGCAGATGTGCGCTGTTTAATACGCAAAACAAGCAACACGCGATGGATTCGCGATCTGGATGTGGAATTTGTCTACGCGGACCTGCGTTATCCGGAAACTCTGGCGGACGCTGTTCGGGATGTGGATGTGGTGTATCATACGGGAGGCGTGACCAAGGGTCGCAAAGAGGAAGACTATATGCTGGGTAATTACCAAACGACGGTTAATTTGCTGGAGGCGTCGAGACAATACGGCCCTGATCACCAGAAAATTGTTATGGTGTCCAGTCAAGCCGCCGGGGGGGCCGCCGTTGACGGTCGCCCGCGCATTGAAACCGATCCGCCGGAACCGGTGTCCCGGTACGGGCGTTCGAAATTAAAGGCGGAACAAGTCTTGCTGGGGCAATCCGACCGCCCTGCGGTGGTGATCCGACCGCCTTCTGTTTATGGCCCTCGGGACAAGGATTTTTACATCATGTTCCGTCAAATCAAGCGAGGTCTGGTGCCGATTGCAGGATTGGGGCGGCAGACTTTGAGTCTGGTTTACGTTTCCGATCTGGTGGAGGGTATCATGCGCGCGGGAAACAGCCCGAATGCCGATCATCAGATTTATTATATCAGCGGTAACGGGGTTTATACCTGGAAGACGCTGACACGGGCGATGCAGCAGAGTATGGGCAGGATGGCTCTTCGACTCTACATTCCCAAGTTTTTAGTCACAGCCGTGGCATGGGTCAGCGAGGCGAGCGCCATAGTGACGGACAAACCGGCGCTTTTAAATCGCGACAAGATTCGGGAGATGAAACAATCCGCCTGGGTGTGCAGCAATGAAAAAGCAAAACAGGAACTCGGATTTGAACCGGGAATCGATATTAACCAAGGATTTCAACGAACAGCGGACTGGTATAAACAGGTCGGCTGGCTATAA
- a CDS encoding pyridoxal phosphate-dependent aminotransferase family protein produces the protein MADLFEKCSGSLLERVKQVTEQGLYPYFKAIESGADTSVTINGQELIMIGSNNYLGLTQHPKVKEAAINAIENFGTGCTGSRFLNGTLSLHEELENRLADFMQKEAVLLFSTGFQTNQGFISTIIGRKDFVVGDAENHASIVEGTRLAFGKALKYKHNDMQDLDRVLTNNLDGRAALIISDGVFSMGGDIVNLPELVKVAEKHNVRVMMDDAHSVGVLGAHGRGTAEHFGLEDKVDVTMGTFSKSFASIGGFIAGPKQVIDFVKHESRALIFSASPPPSAVATVLACLDVLEQEPERRDRLWNVTEKMKKGFDDMGFNTGNSQTPIIPIIIGSDEDTFAAWKALYEAGIFVNASISPAVPPGWGLLRTSYMATHSDDELDKVLDIFYKVGKQLGLVK, from the coding sequence TTGGCGGATCTTTTTGAAAAGTGTTCAGGCAGTTTGCTGGAACGTGTAAAGCAAGTAACGGAACAGGGTTTGTATCCCTATTTTAAAGCTATTGAATCGGGGGCAGACACAAGCGTAACGATCAACGGCCAGGAGTTGATCATGATCGGTTCCAATAATTATCTGGGACTGACGCAGCATCCCAAAGTCAAGGAAGCGGCAATCAACGCCATCGAAAATTTCGGTACCGGCTGTACCGGGTCTCGCTTTCTCAACGGAACACTTTCTCTACACGAAGAGCTCGAAAACCGTTTAGCAGACTTTATGCAAAAAGAGGCGGTGCTGTTGTTTTCCACCGGATTTCAAACCAATCAGGGCTTTATTTCAACTATCATCGGACGCAAAGACTTTGTCGTTGGAGATGCCGAAAATCATGCCAGCATTGTGGAAGGCACACGCCTCGCATTCGGCAAAGCCTTAAAATATAAACATAATGACATGCAGGATTTGGACCGTGTTCTGACCAACAATCTGGACGGACGAGCAGCTCTGATCATCAGCGACGGTGTGTTCAGCATGGGAGGGGATATCGTTAATCTCCCGGAACTGGTCAAAGTTGCGGAAAAGCACAATGTTCGTGTAATGATGGACGACGCGCATTCAGTCGGCGTGCTTGGCGCTCACGGACGCGGTACCGCCGAGCATTTTGGCCTGGAAGATAAAGTCGATGTCACCATGGGAACCTTTTCAAAATCTTTTGCTTCCATCGGCGGCTTTATTGCCGGGCCGAAGCAGGTCATTGATTTTGTAAAACATGAATCCCGTGCGCTCATCTTTTCGGCCAGCCCGCCGCCGTCAGCCGTGGCCACTGTATTGGCCTGTCTGGATGTTCTGGAACAGGAACCGGAACGGCGTGACCGCCTCTGGAACGTGACCGAGAAAATGAAAAAAGGCTTTGATGACATGGGATTTAACACCGGGAATTCCCAAACTCCCATTATCCCGATTATTATCGGCAGCGATGAAGATACCTTTGCCGCCTGGAAAGCACTGTATGAAGCCGGTATCTTTGTCAATGCATCCATCAGTCCGGCTGTTCCTCCCGGCTGGGGCCTGCTGCGCACCAGTTATATGGCCACACACAGTGATGATGAACTGGACAAGGTTTTAGACATCTTTTACAAAGTCGGAAAACAGCTCGGTCTTGTAAAATAA
- a CDS encoding L-lactate dehydrogenase, whose amino-acid sequence MNIIEKSSSKICIVGAGQVGSTFAYALMIRGLASEIVLIDKNENLAQGQAEDISHGLPYVQPAQIRAGDYNECENADIVVITAGAAQKPGESRLDLTKKNVDIFSSIVPHITKYTKDAILVVVSNPVDVLTYAAVKFSDLPPHRVLGSGTTLDSARFRYLLSQHCGTDSRNVHAYIIGEHGDSEVAAWSLVHISGVQLDDYCSICEQQCDKSIREQIFHNVKSAAYHLIEKKGATYHAIGLATLTILEAILRNQNSILTVSTLMNQHMGMNDVCLSVPTMLNRNGVGKRIALPLLQDEQKALHHSADVIKEAIEKSGLTK is encoded by the coding sequence ATGAATATAATTGAGAAATCCAGCTCAAAAATTTGTATTGTGGGAGCCGGACAAGTGGGTTCCACATTTGCATATGCTTTAATGATTCGGGGCCTGGCCTCTGAAATCGTGCTGATTGACAAGAATGAGAATCTGGCGCAGGGTCAGGCCGAAGATATCAGCCACGGTTTACCTTATGTGCAACCGGCCCAGATCCGGGCCGGAGATTATAACGAATGCGAAAACGCGGACATTGTGGTCATAACCGCCGGAGCCGCGCAAAAACCGGGCGAATCTCGGTTGGATCTCACCAAGAAAAATGTCGATATCTTTAGCTCCATTGTGCCTCATATTACAAAATATACCAAAGACGCCATTCTGGTGGTGGTTTCCAATCCGGTGGATGTGCTGACCTATGCCGCCGTTAAATTTTCAGACCTGCCCCCGCATCGCGTACTGGGCAGCGGCACCACACTCGACAGCGCAAGATTCCGCTACCTGCTGAGCCAACACTGCGGCACAGACTCCCGAAACGTGCACGCCTATATCATTGGAGAACACGGCGACAGCGAAGTCGCCGCCTGGAGCCTCGTGCATATCAGCGGTGTGCAACTGGACGATTATTGCTCCATCTGTGAGCAGCAATGCGACAAATCTATCCGCGAGCAAATATTTCATAACGTGAAAAGCGCCGCCTATCATTTGATTGAAAAAAAAGGCGCCACTTACCACGCCATCGGACTGGCGACACTAACCATTCTCGAAGCAATATTGAGGAACCAAAATTCAATCCTCACCGTTTCAACCCTGATGAATCAGCATATGGGAATGAATGATGTCTGTTTGAGTGTTCCCACCATGCTGAACCGAAATGGTGTCGGTAAACGCATTGCTCTTCCTCTGCTTCAGGATGAGCAAAAAGCCCTACACCATTCGGCCGACGTCATTAAAGAAGCTATTGAAAAATCAGGATTAACAAAGTGA
- a CDS encoding permease has product MAGIFTLIINTIKGIAVNSFELLLDMAPYLLFGFFFAGILHEFISTEKIAAHLGKKRMSSVFKSALFGIPLPLCSCGVIPPTMTLKKAGASRGSVVSFLIATPTTGVDSIMATYALLGPFFAVYRVIASFTAGIFSGILTNLTDTDKQGTPAESHEPKPDQEQVGLYHRIVRIFRYAFFDLLSEIGKWLVIGILIGGVITYAIPDSFFSETLTSGWQTILLMLVISVPLYVCATGSIPIAAALMLKGLNPGAAFVLLLAGPATNSVSITVVSRFLGKRTTIVYLTSLIISSLALGFGLDALWRAYDLNLAISEHIHDHLLPLWLTVGSTLLLTGLLIANFIRSKRNSESVDETETDSENQTVFSVPDMSCNNCVATVENALKNVKGVETYQVNLSKKVVSVRHSSGVDDQDLYQAVEKAGYRVKDTQ; this is encoded by the coding sequence ATGGCAGGAATTTTTACTTTAATCATAAATACCATAAAAGGGATTGCGGTCAATTCTTTTGAACTGCTTCTGGACATGGCTCCTTATCTGTTGTTTGGCTTTTTTTTCGCCGGAATTTTACATGAATTCATCTCAACGGAGAAAATAGCCGCTCACCTGGGCAAAAAACGCATGAGCTCCGTGTTCAAATCCGCATTATTCGGAATTCCGCTTCCCCTGTGTTCGTGCGGCGTCATTCCCCCGACTATGACATTGAAAAAAGCCGGTGCCAGCCGTGGTTCTGTGGTCTCTTTTCTGATCGCCACTCCCACAACAGGTGTTGATTCTATTATGGCCACGTATGCACTGCTGGGACCGTTTTTCGCTGTTTACCGGGTAATTGCGAGTTTCACAGCCGGAATTTTTTCGGGTATTCTCACCAATCTCACGGATACAGATAAACAAGGCACACCCGCCGAGTCGCATGAGCCGAAACCAGATCAGGAACAGGTCGGGCTGTATCATCGGATCGTACGGATCTTTCGTTACGCCTTTTTCGATCTGTTGTCGGAAATCGGCAAGTGGCTGGTAATCGGTATCCTGATCGGCGGCGTGATCACCTATGCCATCCCGGATTCTTTTTTCAGCGAAACCCTGACCTCCGGTTGGCAGACCATTTTGCTGATGCTGGTTATCAGTGTTCCGTTGTACGTCTGCGCTACAGGTTCCATTCCCATCGCAGCTGCTCTCATGCTCAAGGGATTAAATCCGGGCGCTGCTTTTGTATTGCTACTGGCCGGCCCAGCCACAAACTCTGTCAGCATCACAGTGGTCAGCCGTTTCCTGGGCAAACGCACCACCATTGTCTATCTGACCAGCTTGATTATTTCCAGTCTTGCGCTTGGATTCGGCCTGGACGCACTGTGGCGAGCTTATGATCTGAATCTGGCCATATCGGAACACATCCATGATCATTTGCTTCCGCTATGGCTGACCGTGGGTTCGACGCTGCTTTTGACCGGCCTGCTCATCGCCAACTTTATTCGCAGCAAGCGCAATTCAGAATCAGTGGATGAGACTGAAACCGATTCCGAAAATCAGACTGTCTTTTCAGTACCGGACATGTCCTGCAACAACTGTGTGGCTACGGTTGAAAACGCTTTAAAAAATGTCAAAGGCGTGGAAACCTATCAGGTGAATTTATCAAAAAAAGTGGTATCGGTGCGGCACTCCTCCGGTGTAGATGATCAAGACCTGTATCAGGCTGTGGAAAAGGCAGGATACCGGGTAAAAGACACACAATAG
- a CDS encoding CsgG/HfaB family protein, producing the protein MKPYPRLFCLTLLLCITASGLSHAQQSKTAAIFPFHFASLDANERDTMQQLNELFYDLFAGQLTSSGYFEVVDRQHIDDLMQEINFQQSGLTADQAVEIGKARGAELALFGTVTQVYKQTFLTLKIIDIETTLILKAVKVKGSLKKIDDLAMDAGYRFMHGLSSVLYDRYGIGAGELGEASQEGIERFLTARDQMRQAIVAKENGDSKKARSLQDKAKQHLEYIIATHPELKSSVSIYVKRLTREMDDERP; encoded by the coding sequence ATGAAACCATACCCTCGTTTGTTTTGTTTAACCCTGTTGTTATGTATTACTGCCTCAGGGTTGAGTCATGCGCAGCAATCCAAAACAGCTGCTATTTTCCCCTTTCATTTTGCTTCGCTGGATGCCAATGAACGCGACACGATGCAACAACTGAATGAATTGTTTTACGATCTGTTCGCCGGTCAATTGACAAGTTCGGGATATTTCGAGGTGGTGGATCGACAGCACATTGATGATCTGATGCAGGAAATCAACTTTCAGCAAAGCGGATTGACAGCAGACCAGGCCGTGGAAATCGGCAAGGCCAGGGGCGCGGAACTTGCATTATTCGGGACGGTCACCCAGGTTTACAAACAGACGTTTCTGACGCTGAAAATCATTGATATTGAGACCACATTGATTCTCAAAGCGGTCAAAGTTAAAGGATCGCTGAAAAAAATCGATGATCTGGCCATGGATGCCGGATACCGGTTTATGCACGGACTGAGCAGCGTACTTTACGACCGCTACGGTATCGGAGCCGGAGAGCTCGGAGAGGCCTCACAAGAAGGGATCGAGCGTTTTCTGACAGCCAGAGATCAAATGCGTCAGGCCATCGTTGCAAAAGAAAATGGTGATTCGAAAAAAGCGCGGTCTCTGCAGGATAAAGCCAAACAACACCTCGAATATATTATCGCCACCCATCCTGAATTAAAATCGTCTGTATCCATTTATGTGAAACGTTTAACCAGGGAGATGGATGATGAGCGTCCGTAA
- a CDS encoding tetratricopeptide repeat protein: protein MMSVRKIPGIVFPLCFALVFHCSVIHPPLSVESHNTTPVNRRQIKTLLSTYANQDTVLPNSVGVIPFYENNSNTGLGLAATEFFTANLGLFEQFELVDMSYSTILEQEFNAFSPLEQIRSLRAEKIVTGIVMLKNRQILMAGFDMQRSDPSYEKLSVRKGDGTEFFRLVSDLNIKFLEKNGITVTPEIADQLYRIPTENLQAYVLYAKGRHEEYLGNYQTALSAYENASRLDPSFTKARQAASQINNRLAALPRPVLEQKMKDIRDDRERQNPGLEERFMPPLLDNGTVVIDIKAPTVERINPGPTVPGVSLK from the coding sequence ATGATGAGCGTCCGTAAAATTCCCGGCATTGTATTCCCTCTATGTTTCGCACTGGTGTTCCATTGCAGCGTCATTCATCCGCCTCTTTCCGTAGAATCCCATAACACGACACCGGTTAACCGTCGACAGATTAAAACACTGCTCAGCACCTATGCCAACCAGGACACAGTGCTCCCCAATAGCGTAGGTGTGATTCCGTTTTATGAAAACAACTCGAATACCGGCCTGGGACTTGCCGCCACGGAATTTTTTACAGCCAATCTCGGCCTGTTTGAGCAATTTGAACTCGTTGATATGTCCTATTCCACGATTCTGGAACAGGAATTTAACGCATTTTCTCCCCTTGAACAGATCAGATCCCTGCGCGCGGAAAAAATAGTCACCGGGATTGTGATGCTGAAAAACCGGCAAATCCTAATGGCCGGATTTGATATGCAGCGAAGCGATCCCTCGTATGAAAAATTGAGCGTTCGCAAGGGGGACGGCACTGAATTTTTCAGACTCGTATCTGACCTGAACATTAAATTCCTTGAGAAAAACGGAATTACAGTCACGCCGGAAATCGCAGATCAATTATACCGCATCCCCACAGAAAATCTTCAAGCCTATGTCCTCTATGCCAAAGGACGGCACGAAGAATATCTGGGCAATTATCAGACTGCATTGAGCGCGTATGAAAATGCAAGCAGACTGGATCCTTCATTTACAAAAGCACGCCAGGCGGCATCGCAAATCAACAACAGACTGGCGGCGTTGCCGCGCCCTGTGCTTGAACAAAAAATGAAAGACATTCGTGATGACCGGGAACGTCAAAACCCGGGGCTCGAGGAACGCTTTATGCCCCCGTTGCTTGATAACGGCACGGTGGTTATTGATATCAAAGCGCCCACTGTTGAACGGATCAATCCTGGACCGACCGTTCCGGGAGTCTCATTGAAATAA
- a CDS encoding PKD domain-containing protein — protein MKPIRLLFVSLFAGIFFLISCELFQPHSPDKKADVRLHLHYGFPTRNAADDTTQSRAHTISESAPLHKQLSDSAGPYLFDKLSIVFYNLQSESEYHEEYDFHERISAFLEGFQGDSSDFESYWMRRDQGYLDILTGGRFDIELRTVLTLQDGRFYGKYDLSPGLKSYRIGCYKGDSLVAVAPHEESYSAALFLLTPNITFDLHANAIPIDQINNTPPAPIFTVSPDSGSVQTEFQFDASASYDEQDAPEDLLLRWDWRNNGIWTRYSSEKTVFHQFQIPGTYTVVLQIKDTNGVTATAAKTVYVSEAIPRLLLPTEGAELNTATPRFSWSEIENALFYHIRVGFDSTFTEIIINDSLITNTAYTPEETLSDSHYYWQVRAQTDDGAWSGWSEIRSFQISAAGPAAPQPQSPDNGSAFNDAQPIFLWSAVDAATRYHIQISYSDDLLAAEDSSVLNPEYSLDTPLDEALYFWRVRAQDAHARWGSWSTTFTFTIDKTAPAVPIPNQPEAGGVLTTLFVSFSWSAETDAVSFDLQVDYSEAFTAPVISDSMISAQTWENTTPFSDGLYAWRVRARDAAGNISSWSNAQFFTIDTQGPAAPELDQPMDNAEIGIPTPQLSWFTAEGALRYELIVDNDQSFTSPIVHDSSMTVTSVILNTELEDSRYWWKVRARDEYGNVGSWSVTRTFTINTAGPAAPDLLQPEDGFITDIASLELSWTPVTDAAEYIIQLAYSPDFINPVVEDSLTDSFFYTEDVRLSDSTYYWRVQAQDILGNRGVWSEPRSFTQVANQPYLRLQLQTATVNDQQIQGAAAEFRVNPGEELAGTFTVYFEHNLPVTDIIPLAATPNRGNRETGYWLAQDYVMNELSYQGQLSLTAPSLPGTYYIILAASPEETAGQIVSATHSTYGSLVWDDGNDVYDLSDSQILRAIETGTLPIAVLTRENPLYVRYGLTAITIIVQ, from the coding sequence ATGAAGCCTATTCGTCTCCTGTTTGTCAGTCTTTTTGCAGGTATCTTTTTCCTGATCTCCTGTGAATTGTTTCAACCGCATTCGCCTGATAAAAAAGCCGACGTACGGCTGCATCTGCATTACGGATTCCCCACCCGGAATGCAGCTGATGACACAACGCAGTCCCGAGCCCATACAATATCGGAATCGGCTCCGCTGCACAAACAATTGAGCGACTCGGCGGGTCCGTACTTGTTTGATAAACTGAGTATTGTATTCTATAACCTGCAGTCAGAATCGGAATATCATGAAGAATATGATTTTCACGAACGCATTTCTGCCTTTCTGGAAGGCTTTCAAGGTGATTCCAGCGATTTTGAATCCTACTGGATGCGCAGAGATCAGGGATATCTGGACATATTAACCGGCGGTCGCTTTGACATTGAATTGCGCACGGTTTTAACACTTCAGGACGGACGGTTTTACGGAAAATATGATCTCTCTCCCGGTCTGAAAAGCTATCGGATCGGCTGTTACAAGGGTGACAGTCTGGTTGCCGTGGCGCCGCACGAGGAAAGTTATTCTGCGGCTCTTTTCCTGTTAACTCCCAATATCACCTTTGATCTGCACGCCAACGCCATTCCTATCGATCAGATCAACAATACGCCTCCGGCGCCGATTTTCACCGTCAGTCCGGACAGCGGCAGCGTGCAGACCGAGTTCCAATTCGATGCATCGGCAAGCTACGATGAACAGGATGCACCGGAAGACCTTTTGCTCCGCTGGGATTGGAGAAACAATGGAATCTGGACGCGTTACAGCAGTGAAAAAACCGTATTTCATCAATTCCAGATTCCCGGAACCTACACAGTCGTGCTTCAAATCAAGGATACAAACGGCGTGACTGCCACTGCGGCAAAAACTGTGTATGTAAGTGAGGCCATTCCCAGATTGCTGCTGCCGACAGAAGGCGCAGAGCTGAACACCGCAACGCCGCGGTTCAGCTGGTCTGAAATCGAAAACGCGTTATTCTATCATATCCGCGTCGGTTTTGATTCTACATTTACAGAAATAATCATCAATGACTCTCTGATCACCAATACCGCATATACGCCGGAAGAAACATTGAGTGACTCGCACTATTACTGGCAGGTCCGCGCGCAAACCGATGACGGGGCCTGGAGCGGATGGTCGGAAATTCGTTCATTTCAGATCAGCGCCGCCGGTCCTGCCGCGCCTCAGCCGCAATCGCCGGATAATGGCAGCGCTTTTAATGATGCGCAACCGATTTTCCTCTGGTCTGCAGTTGACGCCGCCACCCGATATCACATCCAGATCAGCTATTCCGATGACTTGTTGGCGGCGGAAGACAGTTCTGTTCTGAACCCCGAGTACAGTCTGGATACTCCGCTGGACGAGGCGCTCTATTTCTGGCGGGTACGCGCCCAAGACGCGCATGCGCGCTGGGGCAGCTGGTCAACGACTTTTACATTCACAATCGACAAAACCGCGCCGGCTGTCCCGATTCCGAACCAGCCGGAAGCCGGTGGTGTGCTCACCACTTTGTTCGTTTCTTTTTCCTGGTCTGCTGAAACAGATGCAGTATCGTTTGATCTGCAGGTTGATTATTCCGAGGCTTTTACCGCACCGGTCATCTCGGATTCCATGATCTCGGCTCAAACCTGGGAAAACACAACCCCCTTTTCTGACGGACTGTATGCATGGCGGGTTCGGGCGCGCGACGCGGCCGGCAATATCAGCAGCTGGTCGAATGCACAATTTTTTACCATAGACACACAGGGACCTGCCGCTCCGGAGCTGGATCAACCGATGGACAATGCCGAAATCGGAATTCCGACCCCGCAGTTGAGCTGGTTTACTGCTGAGGGAGCGCTTCGCTACGAATTAATTGTGGATAATGACCAGTCCTTTACGTCTCCCATCGTACATGATTCCAGCATGACCGTCACTTCGGTCATTCTGAACACAGAACTGGAAGACAGTCGCTACTGGTGGAAAGTCCGCGCACGCGACGAATACGGCAATGTCGGCAGCTGGTCTGTCACCCGAACCTTTACCATCAATACAGCGGGACCTGCCGCTCCGGATCTGCTGCAACCGGAAGACGGTTTTATAACGGATATTGCCAGCCTGGAATTATCCTGGACTCCCGTCACCGACGCGGCTGAATACATCATTCAATTGGCGTACTCTCCTGATTTCATCAATCCCGTGGTAGAAGATTCGCTTACGGACAGCTTTTTCTATACCGAAGATGTCCGGTTGTCCGACTCGACCTATTACTGGCGCGTTCAGGCGCAGGATATTCTCGGGAACCGGGGTGTATGGTCGGAACCCCGTTCTTTTACTCAGGTCGCCAATCAACCCTATTTACGGCTGCAGCTGCAGACCGCCACGGTCAACGATCAACAAATTCAGGGAGCTGCTGCGGAATTTCGGGTAAATCCCGGGGAGGAACTGGCCGGTACGTTCACAGTCTATTTTGAACACAATCTGCCCGTGACCGATATTATCCCGCTGGCAGCGACACCCAATAGGGGCAACCGCGAAACCGGTTACTGGCTGGCCCAGGATTATGTCATGAATGAACTGTCCTATCAGGGACAATTGTCGCTCACGGCGCCTTCCCTGCCGGGCACCTATTATATTATACTGGCAGCCAGTCCGGAGGAAACAGCCGGACAAATTGTATCGGCGACCCACTCGACCTACGGAAGCCTGGTCTGGGATGACGGCAATGATGTTTACGATTTATCCGATTCACAGATCCTGCGCGCCATTGAAACCGGAACACTGCCGATCGCTGTGCTCACCCGGGAAAACCCCCTGTACGTTCGCTACGGACTGACAGCAATTACTATCATTGTTCAATAG